One genomic region from Clostridium saccharobutylicum DSM 13864 encodes:
- the frr gene encoding ribosome recycling factor, translating to MIKDIIKNAEEKMKKTIAVLESDLSTMKAGRANPSMLDRIQVEYYGSMCPLSQVANVSAPEPRVLMITPWEKPLLKDIERAILKSDLGLNPSNDGSVIRLVIPELTEETRKTLVKNVKKTGEEAKVAIRSIRKGANDKIKALKNNSDVSEDEIKKGEDDVQKKTDAVVKQVDVIVAAKEKEVLSI from the coding sequence ATGATTAAGGATATCATTAAGAATGCAGAAGAGAAGATGAAAAAAACTATAGCTGTATTAGAGTCAGATTTATCAACAATGAAGGCAGGAAGAGCAAATCCATCAATGCTTGATAGAATTCAAGTTGAGTATTATGGAAGCATGTGTCCACTTAGCCAAGTGGCGAATGTTTCAGCTCCAGAACCAAGAGTACTTATGATAACACCATGGGAAAAACCTCTATTAAAAGATATTGAAAGAGCTATCTTAAAGTCAGATTTAGGGCTAAATCCTTCAAATGATGGTTCTGTTATTAGATTAGTAATACCAGAATTAACAGAAGAAACTAGAAAAACTCTTGTTAAGAATGTAAAGAAAACAGGGGAAGAAGCTAAAGTAGCAATTAGATCTATTAGAAAAGGTGCTAATGACAAAATCAAAGCCTTGAAAAATAATTCTGATGTTTCAGAAGATGAAATTAAAAAAGGTGAAGATGATGTTCAAAAGAAAACAGATGCAGTTGTAAAGCAAGTAGATGTTATAGTAGCTGCAAAAGAAAAAGAGGTTTTATCAATTTAA
- a CDS encoding isoprenyl transferase: MLDIFKSKKEEKQDFSLDMNNIPNHIAIIMDGNGRWAKKRNLPRSMGHKAGVETIRRILKEAKRLGVKNLTLYAFSTENWARPKEEVGALMKLLLAYLKSEVKECNQNGVKMNVFGNVDRLPKECQDALNGAMETTKNNTNINLNLALNYGGRDEIVRAMQLISSDVKENKIKIEDINDNLVEKYLYTKGIPDPDLIIRPSGEQRLSNFLLWQCAYSEFWYSDINWPEFKEEDLRKAIADYQNRDRRFGKVK, translated from the coding sequence ATGTTAGATATATTTAAATCCAAAAAGGAAGAAAAACAAGATTTTAGCTTAGATATGAATAATATACCTAATCATATAGCCATAATAATGGATGGGAATGGAAGATGGGCAAAAAAAAGAAATTTGCCAAGAAGTATGGGTCATAAAGCTGGAGTTGAAACTATCAGAAGAATTTTAAAAGAAGCAAAAAGATTAGGCGTTAAAAATTTAACATTATATGCTTTTTCAACTGAGAATTGGGCCAGACCTAAAGAGGAAGTTGGAGCATTGATGAAACTTTTGCTTGCTTATTTAAAAAGCGAAGTAAAAGAATGTAATCAAAATGGTGTCAAAATGAATGTATTTGGAAATGTTGATAGATTACCTAAAGAATGTCAAGATGCATTAAACGGAGCAATGGAAACAACAAAGAATAATACTAATATAAATTTAAATTTAGCGTTAAATTATGGCGGAAGAGATGAAATAGTTAGAGCTATGCAACTTATTAGTTCAGATGTAAAAGAGAATAAAATAAAGATAGAAGATATTAATGACAACTTAGTAGAAAAGTATCTTTATACTAAAGGAATACCAGATCCGGATTTAATTATTCGTCCATCTGGAGAGCAAAGACTAAGTAATTTCTTATTATGGCAATGCGCTTATTCAGAATTTTGGTATTCTGACATAAACTGGCCTGAGTTTAAAGAAGAAGATTTAAGAAAAGCCATAGCGGATTATCAAAACAGAGATAGAAGATTTGGAAAAGTAAAATAG
- a CDS encoding phosphatidate cytidylyltransferase translates to MKSNNRYLGAAIIAPFIIFVLLGGIFLKGFIFALSIMALWEFYKALKEKDFKPISFVGYILLIIYYILNNNFEMMMYILVVATFILLIYPVINLEYTFVDVALTLLGLIYAGILFSFVYLVNTKPSGNFLVWLIFIGSWLSDTAAYYSGKNFGKHKLSPKVSPKKTIEGSIGGLLGATIFSGIFGIVINKYINIMPVYHYFVIGLLCGVFGQFGDLVASSVKRYVGIKDYSNLIPGHGGILDRFDSIIFSATVIFYYLTFIIKI, encoded by the coding sequence TTGAAGTCTAATAATAGATATTTGGGTGCTGCTATAATTGCTCCGTTTATAATATTTGTTTTGCTTGGAGGAATTTTTCTTAAAGGCTTTATATTTGCATTATCAATTATGGCACTTTGGGAATTTTATAAAGCACTAAAAGAGAAAGATTTTAAACCAATATCATTTGTAGGATATATTCTTTTGATAATATACTATATTTTGAATAATAATTTTGAAATGATGATGTACATACTTGTTGTTGCAACGTTTATATTATTAATATATCCAGTTATTAATTTAGAATATACGTTTGTTGATGTTGCATTAACATTACTAGGACTTATATATGCAGGAATATTATTCAGTTTTGTATATTTAGTTAATACAAAACCATCAGGAAATTTTTTAGTGTGGCTTATATTTATAGGATCGTGGCTTTCTGATACAGCAGCATATTACAGTGGTAAGAATTTTGGAAAACATAAGCTTTCTCCAAAGGTATCTCCTAAGAAAACAATAGAAGGATCTATTGGAGGATTATTAGGAGCAACAATATTTTCTGGGATTTTTGGAATTGTAATAAATAAATACATAAATATAATGCCTGTGTATCATTATTTTGTTATAGGGTTATTATGCGGTGTATTTGGTCAGTTTGGAGATTTAGTAGCATCTTCTGTAAAAAGATATGTAGGAATTAAAGATTATAGTAACCTAATACCCGGTCATGGCGGAATATTAGATAGATTTGATAGTATAATATTTTCAGCAACTGTAATTTTTTATTATTTAACATTTATAATAAAAATTTAA
- a CDS encoding AI-2E family transporter, giving the protein MIILRLEVNNIFKMYKKLFSLLLCLILVVVGTFIIKYYFKPFLTMIIMIIICTPVYSIMIKAKIPNRIAGALSIISINTLMILIAIYLGNEIFNICKKVYLTNVEWINKFVQDISIALNLDLQNLRIGKGVVSILNDQNIRKGAISTGEGVVAYFIGNICTFFVLVDRRSMVSLIYMLLPEEMILRFKSQKENFTHMITIEGILVLISTLEIIIGFIILNIPNSFMLGVFCGILDILPYVGTIIVFIPIIIYNIIMKNYLIAFGLICLYILVEVIREILEAKFLGEKLDIHPLVILLSIYIGVKIFGILGILVGPMYSILAKEIIYSTD; this is encoded by the coding sequence ATGATTATTTTAAGATTAGAGGTGAATAATATTTTTAAAATGTATAAAAAACTTTTCTCACTTTTATTATGCCTTATATTAGTTGTTGTAGGAACATTTATAATAAAATATTATTTTAAACCATTTCTAACTATGATTATAATGATTATAATATGTACACCTGTATATAGTATTATGATTAAAGCTAAAATACCGAATAGAATAGCAGGCGCTTTAAGCATAATAAGTATAAATACTTTAATGATTTTAATTGCAATATACTTAGGAAATGAGATTTTTAATATATGTAAAAAGGTATATTTAACGAATGTAGAGTGGATAAATAAGTTTGTTCAAGATATTTCTATAGCTTTGAATCTAGATTTGCAAAATTTAAGAATAGGAAAAGGTGTGGTTTCTATTCTTAATGATCAAAATATAAGAAAAGGAGCAATAAGCACTGGAGAAGGTGTTGTTGCATATTTTATAGGTAATATATGTACATTCTTTGTTTTAGTAGATAGAAGAAGTATGGTAAGTTTGATATATATGTTACTTCCTGAGGAAATGATACTTAGATTTAAAAGTCAAAAAGAAAATTTTACACACATGATAACAATAGAAGGAATACTTGTATTAATATCAACATTAGAAATAATAATTGGATTTATTATACTCAATATTCCTAACTCTTTCATGTTAGGTGTGTTTTGTGGTATTTTGGATATATTACCTTATGTTGGAACTATAATTGTATTTATTCCGATTATAATATACAATATTATAATGAAGAATTATCTTATTGCATTTGGGTTAATATGTTTATATATATTAGTTGAAGTTATTAGAGAAATTTTAGAAGCTAAGTTTTTAGGCGAAAAATTAGATATTCATCCACTTGTTATATTACTTTCAATATATATAGGAGTAAAAATATTTGGTATTTTAGGAATATTGGTTGGGCCAATGTATAGCATCTTAGCAAAAGAGATAATTTATAGTACTGACTAA
- a CDS encoding 1-deoxy-D-xylulose-5-phosphate reductoisomerase, with the protein MKKLSILGATGSIGTQTLDVIRKSNGQLKLVGVTANTSVEKVIQIIEEFDPSYVAMMDGKSADKIADYCKQNNRKIQIYDGIEGLNKIASIDEIDIVVTSVVGMIGLEPTIKAIEAKKDIALANKETLVVAGQLVMKAAREHNVKILPVDSEHGAISQCLKGNDKKALRKIILTASGGPFRGKITEELNNIKVEDALKHPKWNMGRKITIDSATLMNKGLEVIEAHWLFDCDYDNIQVLVHPQSIIHSMVEYIDGSIIAQLGAQDMRLPIQYAVNYEERNGLMADTIDFYEISKLTFEKPDLDTFKCLKLAFKAGKMGGLMPTILNGANEAAVDLFLNKKIGFLQIPEIIEKCMEVFRGEVRKELNLDNIIDLDRRVKKYVKEKIV; encoded by the coding sequence ATGAAGAAACTTTCTATATTAGGGGCTACTGGTTCTATTGGAACTCAGACCTTAGATGTAATCAGAAAATCGAATGGACAATTAAAGTTGGTTGGAGTAACAGCTAATACTTCAGTAGAAAAGGTCATTCAAATAATAGAAGAATTTGATCCTTCATATGTTGCTATGATGGATGGGAAGAGTGCTGATAAAATAGCTGATTATTGTAAGCAAAATAATAGAAAAATACAAATATATGATGGAATAGAAGGACTTAATAAAATAGCTTCTATAGATGAAATTGACATAGTAGTAACATCTGTAGTTGGAATGATAGGATTAGAACCTACAATAAAAGCAATAGAAGCTAAGAAAGATATAGCTCTTGCTAATAAGGAGACTTTAGTAGTTGCAGGTCAACTTGTAATGAAAGCAGCGAGAGAGCATAATGTTAAGATATTGCCTGTAGATTCTGAGCATGGAGCAATTTCTCAATGTTTAAAAGGAAATGATAAGAAGGCATTAAGAAAAATAATTTTAACAGCGTCAGGTGGACCTTTTAGAGGAAAAATTACAGAAGAGCTAAATAATATAAAAGTTGAGGATGCATTAAAACATCCAAAGTGGAATATGGGAAGAAAAATTACTATAGATTCTGCAACACTTATGAATAAAGGACTTGAAGTAATAGAAGCTCATTGGCTTTTTGATTGTGATTATGATAATATACAAGTATTAGTTCATCCGCAGAGTATAATTCATTCTATGGTTGAATATATAGATGGAAGCATAATTGCACAATTAGGAGCACAGGATATGAGGTTGCCAATACAATATGCTGTTAATTATGAAGAGCGCAATGGCCTTATGGCAGATACTATAGATTTTTATGAAATATCAAAATTAACTTTTGAAAAGCCAGATTTAGATACATTTAAATGTTTAAAATTAGCTTTTAAAGCTGGGAAAATGGGGGGGCTTATGCCTACTATTTTAAATGGAGCTAATGAAGCAGCGGTCGATTTATTTTTGAATAAAAAAATAGGCTTTTTACAAATTCCTGAAATTATAGAGAAGTGCATGGAAGTGTTTAGGGGAGAAGTAAGAAAAGAATTAAATTTAGATAACATTATTGATTTAGATAGAAGGGTTAAAAAATATGTTAAGGAAAAAATAGTTTAG
- a CDS encoding transposase: protein MVNRKLLIKLIFNPIEKIKELTPSILNKVYEKFPDYKKIIDIVSNFKALLKNKCSNELEAWITTTSKLNIEQLNSFINGLKRDIDSVKNAIRYDYNNGLAEGSVNKLKVIKRIVWTM from the coding sequence TTGGTTAATCGCAAATTGCTTATAAAATTGATTTTCAATCCTATAGAAAAAATTAAGGAATTAACACCTTCAATTTTGAATAAAGTATACGAAAAATTCCCAGATTATAAAAAAATAATTGATATAGTTTCTAATTTTAAAGCTTTATTAAAAAATAAATGTTCTAATGAATTAGAGGCTTGGATAACTACAACTTCAAAGTTAAATATCGAACAACTTAATTCATTTATAAACGGACTTAAAAGAGATATTGATTCAGTAAAAAATGCAATAAGATATGATTATAATAATGGACTAGCTGAAGGAAGCGTAAATAAATTAAAAGTAATTAAACGCATTGTATGGACGATGTAG
- a CDS encoding transposase, with protein MLYGVKNSIFSLRELEHRIKQDYVFQAIIQLNQVPDYSTFSLRAKVLEKHIYYGIYAMLVELINPETRLCAIDGTALRSSKYDSEAKCGKGTRLGYYKGYKLHCITTVTELMVDIDTHQVIDMIFSRELNDVVEWLKTYQNLKIVSRDGSITYKNAISLSHPKAIQISDRFHLLKNLTTYCKEYLNKIFKSKIVIEKNIFDKFNKNKFCADKNKEMTRNERALKSLNMINSGFTKTAICQSLKMNIRTLNKIINLKQNDINCYGKNKLTLKQQQRFKNKQELINTVREMKNNYSSVSKIASELNLDRRTINKYLDPTTTGINGNLGSKRTSNLDPYLLFIDHMVYLGATSTQILEKIKNKGYAG; from the coding sequence ATGTTATACGGTGTTAAAAATAGTATATTCAGTTTGAGAGAACTTGAACATCGTATAAAACAAGACTATGTATTTCAAGCTATAATTCAACTTAATCAAGTACCAGATTACTCCACATTTTCATTAAGAGCTAAAGTGTTAGAGAAACACATATATTATGGCATTTATGCTATGCTTGTTGAACTTATCAATCCTGAAACTAGATTATGTGCGATAGATGGAACAGCTTTAAGAAGTTCAAAATACGATAGCGAAGCTAAATGCGGTAAAGGTACCCGTCTTGGATATTATAAAGGTTACAAATTACATTGTATTACAACAGTTACTGAATTAATGGTTGATATAGATACTCACCAAGTTATTGATATGATATTTTCAAGAGAACTTAATGATGTTGTAGAATGGTTAAAAACATATCAAAATTTAAAAATAGTTTCAAGAGATGGTTCTATTACATACAAAAATGCTATATCCTTATCACATCCTAAAGCTATTCAAATTAGTGATAGATTTCATTTATTAAAAAATTTAACTACATATTGTAAAGAATATCTAAATAAAATTTTTAAATCTAAAATAGTAATTGAGAAAAATATTTTTGATAAGTTTAATAAAAATAAATTTTGTGCTGATAAAAATAAAGAAATGACTAGAAATGAAAGAGCTTTAAAATCATTAAATATGATTAATTCTGGATTTACTAAAACGGCAATTTGCCAAAGCTTAAAAATGAATATAAGAACCTTAAATAAAATCATCAATTTAAAACAAAATGACATAAATTGTTACGGCAAAAATAAGCTGACTTTGAAGCAACAGCAACGATTTAAAAATAAGCAAGAACTTATTAATACAGTTAGAGAAATGAAAAATAATTATTCTTCCGTAAGCAAAATAGCTAGCGAATTGAACCTTGATCGAAGAACTATAAATAAATATTTAGATCCGACTACAACAGGTATAAATGGTAATTTAGGTTCAAAAAGAACAAGTAATTTAGATCCATATCTTTTATTTATAGATCATATGGTTTATTTAGGAGCAACTTCTACACAAATTTTAGAAAAAATAAAAAACAAAGGTTATGCTGGTTAA